A segment of the Acidobacteriota bacterium genome:
AGATCTCCGGCAAAACCGTGCAAAGCTTCTGCAGGAATATCAAGAAGGAGCTCCTGAGATCAAAGAGATCGACGCTCAGATCAATAGTTATCAATCATCGCTCGATAAGGCGATGACGGATTTTGACAAGAGTCTCGAGAGCTTCAGAAAGCGTGCTCAAACCACGCTGATCGAGAATCTTCGAACCAAGTTCCTACAGACCAAGAAGCAGGAAGACGATATTCGTTCCGCCTTCAATCAGCAATACAATCAGGCTCAAGGCCAGAATCAAGGTGCGGTGAAACTCGGATTGCTCAAGCAAACGATCGATACCAACAAGGGATTTCTCGAAAACCTCCGTAAACAGGTCAGTGGTAACGACGTTGCTTCACAGGGATCGGATAACAACATTAGCGTCACCGAGATCGCGATCCCACCCGACACGGCAGTATCGCCACGTCGGCTTACTACTGTTATTGCGGCACTGTTTTTATCGACGCTGTTCGGAATGGGGTTAGCACTTTTTCTCGAATATCTCGACGACACAATACGTTCGACCGAAGAGATCGAAAATTACCTCCAATTGCCGGCATTGGCTGCAATTCCCAATATCGATTCGTTACCGAAACGAAAACTTGCCTTGGTCGGCGGCACCGAGGAGGAGGAAGACCGAAGTAAGTCGGAGTTGCTATTGTACGCAGATTCCAACTCGGCGTTGGCAGAGGCTTATAGGCAATTGCGAACGTCGATCCTGCTTTCGACTGCGGGCCATGCTCCGAAATCGCTGCTGATCACGTCGAGCCTTCCTTCCGAAGGCAAGACGACGACAGCGACCAATACAGCTATCAGCCTAGCTCAGACCGGAGCAAGAGTACTGATCATTGACGCCGACATGCGCCGCCCGCGTTTGCATCAGGTATTTAACATTACCAACGGTGAAGGTCTCAGCACACTCCTTTCGAGCGAACTGAGCGAAGATCTCATTCCAAAGGTCGTCAAGCAGGACGCCGGCTCGAAGCTCTTTTTGCTCACCTCCGGCCCGATTCCGCCGAATCCGGCGGAATTGATCGGCTCGGAGCAAATGTCTGTCCTTCTGCGAATGTTGTCTAAACAATTTACGCACGTTGTCATTGATTCGCCGCCGATTGCATCGTTCACGGACGGCGTTCTTATAGCGTCAATGGTCGACGGTGTAATTCTCGTCGTCCATGCAGGCAAGAGCTCACGGCAAGTAGTGAGGCGTTCGCGACAGCTTTTGAATGACATTGGTGCAAAGATCTTTGGCGTCGTGCTGAACAACGTCAATCTTCGCTCCAGCGACAATAGTTACTATTACCAGAGTTATTACCACCGCGACAGTTATCACGCAGGTGACGATCAATAGGGATTTACAATTAGGATGGGTGAGCAAGCACGTGTTTTGGTCACGGGAGCGGGCGGATTTATCGGAAGCCATCTCGTTACCTTTTTGAAAGAAAAGGGGTATTGGGTTCGCGGTGTTGACATTAAGCTGCCTGAATTCAGCGATATCGATGCGGACGAATTCCTGAAGCTTGACCTTAGACGTTGGGAAAATTGTCTAACCTCAACGAATGGGATTGACGAGGTTTACGCCCTTGCTGCTGACATGGGCGGCATGGGCTTCATCTCAGCACATCATGCTCAAATTCTTTACAACAATTCACTAATAAATCTCCACACGTTGGAAGCTGCTCGAGAAAGCGGTGTCAAACGCTATCTTTATACCAGCTCGGCATGTGTATATCCGGAGCATTTGCAAGAGAGCGCGGATGTGGTTCCGCTGAAAGAAGAGGACGTTTACCCGGCATACCCGCAGGATGCTTACGGGTGGGAAAAACTCATCTCCGAACGGCTGTGCAGCCATTATCGCGAAGATTACGGCATCGAAACAAGGACAGTTCGATTTCATAACATTTTTGGCGAGAAAGGCACCTGGGACGGGGGCCGCGAAAAGGTGCCTGCGGCGATTTGCCGAAAGATCGCTCAAGCTAAACTCAGCGGCCGATCCGAGATCGAGATCTGGGGAGACGGGGAACAAACTCGATCGTTCTGTTATATCTCGGACTGCGTTGAAGGTATTTATCGTTTGATGCGTTCGGATTTTCACGAACCCATCAATCTCGGCCAAGATCGAATGATCTCAATAAATGAACTCGCTGACATGGTGGCAGTGTTCGCGGGAATTAAGATCGATAAAAAGCATGTGACCGGACCGCAGGGCGTTCGCGGCCGAAATTCGGATAACACAAGGTTGAAAGAAGTTCTAACATGGGAACCCCAAGTGTCTCTAGAAGAGGGATTGGCGATAACCTACAAATGGATAGAACAGCAAGTGATCTCGAGCAATTCAGATCAAGCCGTCGCAGTTTAGAACGAGCAACGTGCCGTTCTCATCGATATATGGAGCCTTGTGAGAAAAATATATATGTCGCCGGTGCCAACGGGATGGTCGGCAGCGCCATCTCAAGGCGTCTTATGCAAGCTGGCTGCAAAAACATCCTTTCCGCCCCTTCATCGGATCTGGATCTGACAGATCAGGCTTCGGTCGATGCCTTTTTTGACCTCAATAG
Coding sequences within it:
- a CDS encoding polysaccharide biosynthesis tyrosine autokinase: MKETRSIMPTPMAESVELERQFEPAIAGTGRYPQYRDNVTPDGFQLADYWHAIRKRLWLVIGIAVLITTLTAIYMARKPNIYMARAVVQVDLEQNNPDLVTKDLQRPASNPDPSYFNTQLQLLASDSVLRRVVKEHNLDTNKEFQLARAEGSVSWWRSLLRSVGMASSPPTADESIIADSSLASSEDMAEAVRLAPFVELIRKSLSVEPVRDARVTVKDTRLIELRFSNTNPFLAAFVTNGLAETFTTMNQEKRSGTSRKTNDFLQDRIAGLQAEIKSDEEKLFNLTKDEGILKTDGEQTVVLERLAGLNKQLLEAENNRKNAEANYRTVEADPARLKAQVEELSVRFITEQENNIRTLQTDTLKRVADLRQNRAKLLQEYQEGAPEIKEIDAQINSYQSSLDKAMTDFDKSLESFRKRAQTTLIENLRTKFLQTKKQEDDIRSAFNQQYNQAQGQNQGAVKLGLLKQTIDTNKGFLENLRKQVSGNDVASQGSDNNISVTEIAIPPDTAVSPRRLTTVIAALFLSTLFGMGLALFLEYLDDTIRSTEEIENYLQLPALAAIPNIDSLPKRKLALVGGTEEEEDRSKSELLLYADSNSALAEAYRQLRTSILLSTAGHAPKSLLITSSLPSEGKTTTATNTAISLAQTGARVLIIDADMRRPRLHQVFNITNGEGLSTLLSSELSEDLIPKVVKQDAGSKLFLLTSGPIPPNPAELIGSEQMSVLLRMLSKQFTHVVIDSPPIASFTDGVLIASMVDGVILVVHAGKSSRQVVRRSRQLLNDIGAKIFGVVLNNVNLRSSDNSYYYQSYYHRDSYHAGDDQ
- a CDS encoding NAD-dependent epimerase/dehydratase family protein, with product MGEQARVLVTGAGGFIGSHLVTFLKEKGYWVRGVDIKLPEFSDIDADEFLKLDLRRWENCLTSTNGIDEVYALAADMGGMGFISAHHAQILYNNSLINLHTLEAARESGVKRYLYTSSACVYPEHLQESADVVPLKEEDVYPAYPQDAYGWEKLISERLCSHYREDYGIETRTVRFHNIFGEKGTWDGGREKVPAAICRKIAQAKLSGRSEIEIWGDGEQTRSFCYISDCVEGIYRLMRSDFHEPINLGQDRMISINELADMVAVFAGIKIDKKHVTGPQGVRGRNSDNTRLKEVLTWEPQVSLEEGLAITYKWIEQQVISSNSDQAVAV